The segment AACCAATTACACGCTTCACAATATGTTTTTTCTGTGAATCAAGATAGAGCACAAGAACATCAAAACGCTCTGGATCTTTCATTTTCATGCTTAAAATATTTGAAAAGCCTAATTCTTTATCGTTAAGACTCGGGTACATGGATAACCCTTCTACCCGAACAGGACGCGCAATAAATTGCGTTACTAAAATAACCAAAACAAGACTGATTACCATACTTTTAATAAAGTCTTTAACCGCGATTAAAAACTTATCATCGCCTTTATTCATTTCATACCCTCCCTACAATAAAGAAAAAGCCGTATAAATACGGCTAATACTAACGAATTTCTTTAATACGTGCTGATTTACCTGAACGGTCACGTAAGTAGTATAGTTTTGAACGACGTACTTTACCTTTACGTAATACAGTTACGCTGTCAATAATAGGTGAGTTGATTGGGAATGTACGTTCCACACCAATTCCTGATGACATTTTACGAACTGTAAATGATTCTGAAATACCTGTTCCTTGAGTTTTAATAACAACACCTTCAAATGCTTGAATACGTGTTTTTCCACCTTCTTGGATTTTAACGTCTACGCGTACTGTACATCCAGGACGGAATTCAGGAATGTCGTTACGTAATTGTGACTTTGTAATTTCTTGTACTAATGCTAATGACATAGTAATTCTCCTTTTTCTGTCTATATATGTTAAAACTGGTTCATAATGATTCCAACAGCGGAACCAGAGTGCTTTAAGCCTATATAATTTATCATAAACAGCTTAAATAATCAAGTAAAATTTTTCTAGGCTTTAAACATTGCTCTTATCGATATTTTGAAATCTCTGACATTGTCAATTTGAAATGAGATTATCTTTGAGATTCTTTTAAATATAGTTTATAAGACGTTTCTATTTACCCATAAAACGAGAGAGCATCTTCATTTGCTTCTGCATTTTTTCGTATTGGCTTAAAAGACGGTTCACGTCTGTTGTAGAGGTACCCGATCCTTCAGCAATACGACGCTTGCGTGTAGAACGAATAATTTTAGGATTGTTACGTTCTTCCGGAGTCATACTTAAAATCATTGCCTCAGTTTTTTTCATTGTACTTGATGCATCTGCGTCATCAATTTGACCTGCTAATTGATTCGCTCCTGGCATCATTTTCATTAGACCTGATAATGGACCCATTTTTGAAACTTGTTGTAATTGAATAAGCATATCATCAAGTGTAAATTGACCCTTCATCATGCGTTCCGCTGAACGTTCAGAAGCTTCGATATCCATTTTTTCTTGCGCTTTTTCTACAAGACTTACGATATCACCCATCCCTAAAATACGAGAAGCGGTACGATCTGGATAAAACTCATCCAACTCATCAATACCTTCCCCAACCCCAACACACTTTACGGGAACTTGAGTCATGTATCGTACTGAGAGAATCGAACCACCACGCGAATCACCATCAAATTTAGTAGCAACAAGACCTGTAATGTTGAGTTTTTCTTTAAATCCATTCGCAACATGAATAACATCTTGACCACTCATTGCATCAACACTTAATAGAATTTCATCTGGTTTTGTTAGCGATTGAATATCGACAAGTTGTTGCATTAATGCTTCATCAATTTGTAATCGACCTGCAGTATCAATGAGAATAAGATCGAAATCCTTACCGTGTGCAAGCGCATTTTTTACCACTTCAACTGGGGTGCTGTTTTCTTGCGCATATACTTCCACACCGATTTGTGTTCCCAGGATTTTCAGCTGTTCAATTGCAGCAGGACGCGCTAAGTCTGCGGCAACCAACAAGACTTTTTTTCCTTCTTTGTTGAGCTTGTTTGCAATTTTCGCAATTGTCGTTGTTTTCCCTGAACCTTGCAAACCAACCATAATTAAAATTCCGGGTTTTTGATTAAAGCTAAGTTCGGATTTTTCTTCACCTAAAATCTCAATTAATTTGTCATTCACAATCTTGACAAACATTTGTGAAGGTTCAACATCGCGCGTCACTTTAATTCCAAGCGCTTCGTTGCGCGTATGTTCTAACAGTTCATTAATTACTTCTAAACTTACATCTGCTTCTAAAAGTGAAATTCGAATCTCACTTAATGCATCGGTAATATTTTTTTCGGAAAGTTTCCCCTTTCCGGTCATATTTCTAAATGTATCTTGTAATCGGTTTGTTAAATTATCGAATGCCATAACTTCCTCCTATAAGAACGATGGTGTATCTTCTTGTTTTTTCTTTGTAACTTCTACTACTTCGATGTTTTTAATTGCTTCATCAACCAGCGGATCAATATCAAGTCCCTCTTCAAAACGTAAAATCTTGTCCCCATGCGGTTTTGTTGTAGGGTTTTTCGGTGTAAAGATTGTACAGCAATCTTCAAATGGCAATATTGATGTTTCATAGGTATCAATCTTACGTGCGAGGTCAATTATCTCTACCTTATCATAAGTAATGAGAGGGCCTAAGATCGGTAATGTCACAATATTTGTGATTTCTTTCATACTATGTAGTGTTTGTGATGCAACTTGACCAAGACTTTCACCATTGGCAATTGCAAGACAATTACGACGGAATGCAAGACGTTCCGCAATACGAAGCATGAAACGACGCATCATCGTAATGGCATAACTCTCTGGAACTTTTTTATAAATTTCCAGTTGAACATCAGTAAAAGGGACTACATTAATACGAATGTGATCTTGGTAATTTGTAAGTTGTTGGGCAAGGTCCATAACTTTCTTTTGCGCCTCGTCAGAAGTGTATGGCGGTGATGCAAAGTGGATTGCTTCAATACGAACCCCACGCTTCATCATCAAGTAAGCAGCGACCGGCGAATCAATTACCCCCGAAAGCATCACCATAACTTTACCTTGAATCCCTACTGGATATCCACCAGCACCTTCAACGCGCCCCATCATGATATATGCTGAGTCACTTCGAACTTCAATGATAATCCCCACATCAGGCTTACGAACATCCACTTTGAATTCTGTTGTTTGTAAGATTTTGGTTGCAACATGGCGATTAATAACGTCAGAAATATGTTCATAGGATTTGTCATGACGACGAGCAATCACTTTAAACGTCGATTTGCCTTCTTCTTTTTGAATCATTTCTGCAGCGACATTCGCAATAACATCCAAATCTCGCTCAAGTTTAACTGCAAGTGAAAAGGAACTTAAACCAAACACATGGCGCAGTTCATCACTAACAGCCAATCCATCTTCTCCATTTAAAGTAATATACAGACGATCGTATGTCTCACGATACGTTAGATTCGGAAATGCTACCAATTGCGAACGAACATTACGCACCAATTGTGCCGTAAAATTACGTCGGTTTTTCCCTTTTGTTGAAAGTTCACCATAACGGCAAACAATAAATTCATAGTTAGTGTTGTACATAATTTTTTATCTCCAATATTGTTTCACAAACTTTTTCGAGTTCTTCCATTGTCGTTAGGTGTGATAAACTGATGCGAACACTTGTAAGTGCGCATGTTTCATCACAGCCCATGGCTTTTAATACATGAGAAGGTTCCAACGACTTCGAATTACACGTACTCTGTGCTGATACGTATATGCCTTTTGCATTTAAGCCATTCATCATTATTTCCGATCCAACATTTAAAACTGACATATTAAAGATATACGGTGAACCGTGAATATCTGAGTTAATGTGGATGTTTTCCATTCCATCGAAAGTATCGTATAAAATTTATTCATGCGTATTATATCATTAAATGGGCGTTTGTGGTCCTCAACTGCCAATCGGAGTGTTTTCGCCCACAAAATTGCGGAAACATTATCTAAAGTTCCTCCACGCAATCCACCTTCTTGCTGTCCCCCATTAATCAGTGACAAACACTTAACATTTGCTTTTTTAACGAGCAATCCACTCCCCTTCAAACCATAAATTTTATGTGCAGAATAAGAAACACTATCAATTTGTTTCATGGGAAAATCATGGCGAGCGAGCGCTTGAACACCGTCAATATGAACATACGCACTCGAATATTTTTTCGTTATACGCGCCACTTCTTGAACATCGGTAATACTTCCAACTTCATTGTTAACAGCCATAACTGTGACAAGAACTGTATCTTTTCGAAGTTTTGCTTCAATTCATCAAGTGAGATACATCCTGTTGTATCAACACTGAGATAATCAACTTCAAATCCAAATTCATCTTTTAATTGTTGCACAGCACCATGACGGGGCTGTGTTCAACACATGTTGTGATGATATGTTTACCACGATGACGGTTTGCAAGGGCAATTCCCTTAATTGCAGTACTGTTTGATTCACTGGCTCCAGACGTGAAAAAAATCTCATGAGGGAGTACACCAAGCATTTTTGCTAATGCATCACGAGATTGCACTACAAGATCAGACACACGCTGGCAACCATAATGAAGTGAATCAGCATTTTCGTAATATTTTT is part of the Erysipelothrix piscisicarius genome and harbors:
- the rplS gene encoding 50S ribosomal protein L19; this translates as MSLALVQEITKSQLRNDIPEFRPGCTVRVDVKIQEGGKTRIQAFEGVVIKTQGTGISESFTVRKMSSGIGVERTFPINSPIIDSVTVLRKGKVRRSKLYYLRDRSGKSARIKEIR
- the ffh gene encoding signal recognition particle protein, producing MAFDNLTNRLQDTFRNMTGKGKLSEKNITDALSEIRISLLEADVSLEVINELLEHTRNEALGIKVTRDVEPSQMFVKIVNDKLIEILGEEKSELSFNQKPGILIMVGLQGSGKTTTIAKIANKLNKEGKKVLLVAADLARPAAIEQLKILGTQIGVEVYAQENSTPVEVVKNALAHGKDFDLILIDTAGRLQIDEALMQQLVDIQSLTKPDEILLSVDAMSGQDVIHVANGFKEKLNITGLVATKFDGDSRGGSILSVRYMTQVPVKCVGVGEGIDELDEFYPDRTASRILGMGDIVSLVEKAQEKMDIEASERSAERMMKGQFTLDDMLIQLQQVSKMGPLSGLMKMMPGANQLAGQIDDADASSTMKKTEAMILSMTPEERNNPKIIRSTRKRRIAEGSGTSTTDVNRLLSQYEKMQKQMKMLSRFMGK
- the thiI gene encoding tRNA uracil 4-sulfurtransferase ThiI; protein product: MYNTNYEFIVCRYGELSTKGKNRRNFTAQLVRNVRSQLVAFPNLTYRETYDRLYITLNGEDGLAVSDELRHVFGLSSFSLAVKLERDLDVIANVAAEMIQKEEGKSTFKVIARRHDKSYEHISDVINRHVATKILQTTEFKVDVRKPDVGIIIEVRSDSAYIMMGRVEGAGGYPVGIQGKVMVMLSGVIDSPVAAYLMMKRGVRIEAIHFASPPYTSDEAQKKVMDLAQQLTNYQDHIRINVVPFTDVQLEIYKKVPESYAITMMRRFMLRIAERLAFRRNCLAIANGESLGQVASQTLHSMKEITNIVTLPILGPLITYDKVEIIDLARKIDTYETSILPFEDCCTIFTPKNPTTKPHGDKILRFEEGLDIDPLVDEAIKNIEVVEVTKKKQEDTPSFL
- a CDS encoding aminotransferase class V-fold PLP-dependent enzyme, with the translated sequence MAVNNEVGSITDVQEVARITKKYSSAYVHIDGVQALARHDFPMKQIDSVSYSAHKIYGLKGSGLLVKKANVKCLSLINGGQQEGGLRGGTLDNVSAILWAKTLRLAVEDHKRPFNDIIRMNKFYTILSMEWKTSTLTQIFTVHRISLICQF
- a CDS encoding aminotransferase class V-fold PLP-dependent enzyme, coding for MQKAHDKPIYLDYSSTTPTRPEILKDAFVIMEKYYENADSLHYGCQRVSDLVVQSRDALAKMLGVLPHEIFFTSGASESNSTAIKGIALANRHRGKHIITTCVEHSPVMVLCNN